The following proteins are encoded in a genomic region of Methylobacterium tardum:
- a CDS encoding DUF3313 domain-containing protein, whose product MQSSPDKVRSLTRIAAGVALLSMVAACGTVLLNDRGSLTRYDRLKSSDQVASASRIYVDRPALAKARTVRIIPTAFHADVAGAAPLTQAERRLIANAADRALCYDLSLKYDVVTSRDADLTVRAQVTRVDPTDLLGAGATIAGSAGVTVASQLGLSFAEGVGRVPIPRVPIGLGSLTVEAEALDRRREQRAAMVWGGAANSFTSQPRFSRASDAYDLAGEFGQDFGFMLATGEDPFTAPNTLPTWDRIRITTLGEAPLDPDCEAYGRAPGIDGMLGDYIGLPPEYTDKGARTPAMR is encoded by the coding sequence ATGCAGTCCAGCCCCGACAAGGTCCGCTCCCTGACGCGGATCGCCGCCGGCGTCGCGCTTCTCTCGATGGTGGCCGCCTGCGGCACCGTCCTGCTCAACGATCGCGGCTCACTCACCCGCTATGACCGTCTGAAGTCCAGCGACCAGGTGGCGTCGGCCTCGCGGATCTACGTCGACCGTCCGGCGCTGGCGAAAGCCCGCACCGTCCGCATCATCCCGACGGCCTTCCACGCCGATGTCGCCGGAGCCGCGCCGCTGACCCAGGCCGAACGGCGTCTCATCGCCAACGCCGCCGACCGGGCGCTCTGCTACGACCTGTCGCTGAAGTACGACGTCGTCACGAGCCGCGATGCGGACCTGACCGTGCGGGCGCAGGTCACCCGGGTGGACCCGACGGATCTGCTCGGGGCCGGGGCCACGATCGCCGGCTCGGCCGGCGTCACGGTCGCGTCGCAGCTCGGCCTGAGCTTCGCTGAGGGCGTCGGGCGCGTGCCGATCCCGCGGGTGCCGATCGGCCTCGGCAGCCTGACGGTGGAGGCCGAGGCGCTCGACCGGAGGCGCGAGCAGCGCGCCGCCATGGTCTGGGGCGGGGCAGCGAACTCCTTCACCAGCCAGCCGCGCTTCTCGCGGGCGAGCGACGCCTACGATCTCGCCGGCGAGTTCGGGCAGGATTTCGGCTTCATGCTGGCGACCGGCGAGGATCCGTTCACGGCGCCCAACACGCTGCCGACCTGGGACCGCATCCGCATCACCACGTTGGGCGAGGCGCCGCTGGATCCGGATTGCGAGGCGTACGGCCGGGCGCCCGGCATCGACGGGATGCTGGGCGACTATATCGGCCTGCCGCCCGAATACACCGACAAGGGCGCCAGAACGCCGGCGATGCGCTGA
- a CDS encoding M20 family metallopeptidase, with protein sequence MEVSPFAGIVHEGRLYGRGASDMKAGVAAFIAAACNVRADEPRFHRGLTLVITAGEETGCEGAFHVGREQVLGPAELLIVAEPTSNAPIFAHKGSLRVIVTARGRTAHSSMPEEGQNAVARAAAWIHALGTHDFGVRHPLLGTTTACVTTFRGGENINSVPDWAEFSVDIRTLPEQDHGRLLNALRTLFGPDAEIRVVTSFPGFSTAVEDPAAAPLLALLHERTGLAAEPAGAPYFTDASALVPAFDNVATVVIGPGEAAQCHKTDEHCRVDRIEEAQALYTDLIRRLCIDEAGG encoded by the coding sequence GTGGAGGTTTCCCCCTTCGCGGGGATCGTGCACGAGGGCCGGCTGTACGGGCGCGGCGCGAGCGACATGAAGGCGGGGGTTGCCGCCTTCATCGCGGCCGCGTGCAATGTGCGCGCGGACGAGCCTCGCTTCCACCGCGGCCTCACCCTGGTGATCACGGCCGGCGAGGAGACCGGCTGCGAGGGCGCCTTCCATGTCGGCCGGGAACAGGTCCTCGGGCCGGCAGAGCTCCTGATCGTGGCGGAGCCGACCTCCAACGCCCCGATCTTCGCCCACAAGGGTTCGCTCCGCGTGATCGTGACGGCCCGCGGCCGCACCGCGCATTCGTCCATGCCCGAGGAGGGGCAGAACGCCGTCGCCAGGGCTGCGGCCTGGATCCACGCCCTCGGCACGCACGATTTCGGTGTCCGCCATCCGCTGCTCGGGACGACCACGGCCTGCGTCACCACGTTCCGCGGCGGCGAGAACATCAACTCCGTGCCCGACTGGGCCGAGTTCTCCGTCGACATCCGCACCCTTCCCGAGCAGGACCACGGCCGGCTCCTCAATGCGCTGAGAACGCTGTTCGGCCCGGATGCTGAGATCCGGGTGGTCACGAGCTTCCCGGGCTTCTCGACGGCGGTCGAAGATCCCGCTGCCGCACCGCTGCTCGCGCTGCTGCATGAGCGGACCGGGTTGGCCGCCGAGCCGGCGGGCGCGCCCTATTTCACGGACGCGTCAGCCCTGGTGCCCGCCTTCGACAACGTCGCGACCGTGGTGATCGGCCCCGGAGAGGCGGCGCAGTGCCACAAGACCGACGAGCATTGCCGCGTCGACCGGATCGAGGAGGCGCAGGCCCTCTACACGGATCTAATCCGGCGGCTGTGCATCGACGAAGCGGGCGGCTAG
- the guaB gene encoding IMP dehydrogenase: MARVETASIIEGLTFDDVLLRPAASSVMPTEVSVASRLTRTIPLNLPILASAMDTVTEAPMAIAMAAAGGMGVIHRNLEPPEQAEQVRLVKKYESGMVMNPITIHPDETLADAFEVMKLNRISGIPVVERGPNGSRGKLVGILTNRDVRFATNSNQPVAELMTRDRLITVREGVTQDEAKRLLHQFRIEKLLVVDDHYRCIGLITVKDIEKRVTYPNAVKDEQGRLRVAAATTTGDSGFERAERLIDAGCDVIVVDTAHGHSIKVLDAVARVKQLSNAVQVVAGNVATREGAQALIDAGADAIKVGIGPGSICTTRIVAGVGVPQLTALMEAVEAASDADIPVIADGGIKYSGDLAKAIAAGASVAMLGSLLAGTDEAPGEVFLYQGRSYKSYRGMGSVGAMARGSADRYFQAEVNDTHKLVPEGIEGQVPYKGPVGNVLHQLAGGLRAAMGYVGGATIPEFQERARFIRITNAGLRESHVHDVTITRESPNYPSRT, translated from the coding sequence ATGGCCCGAGTAGAAACCGCATCGATCATCGAGGGCCTGACCTTCGACGACGTGCTCCTGCGGCCCGCCGCCTCTTCGGTGATGCCCACCGAGGTGAGCGTGGCCTCCCGGCTCACCCGCACGATCCCGCTGAACCTGCCGATCCTCGCCTCCGCGATGGACACGGTCACCGAGGCGCCGATGGCCATCGCCATGGCGGCCGCCGGCGGAATGGGCGTGATCCACCGCAACCTTGAGCCGCCGGAGCAGGCCGAGCAGGTCCGGCTCGTCAAGAAGTACGAGTCCGGCATGGTGATGAACCCCATCACCATCCATCCCGACGAGACGCTGGCCGACGCCTTCGAGGTGATGAAGCTCAACCGGATCTCGGGGATTCCGGTGGTCGAGCGGGGACCCAACGGCTCGCGGGGCAAGCTCGTCGGCATCCTGACCAACCGCGACGTCCGCTTCGCGACCAATTCCAACCAGCCGGTCGCCGAGCTGATGACCCGGGACCGCCTGATCACGGTCCGCGAGGGCGTCACGCAGGACGAGGCCAAGCGCCTGCTCCACCAGTTCCGGATCGAGAAGCTGCTGGTCGTGGACGACCATTACCGCTGCATCGGCCTGATCACCGTCAAGGACATCGAGAAGCGGGTCACCTACCCGAACGCCGTCAAGGACGAGCAGGGCCGCCTGCGGGTCGCCGCCGCCACCACGACGGGCGACAGCGGCTTCGAGCGGGCCGAGCGCCTGATCGACGCCGGCTGCGACGTGATCGTGGTCGACACCGCCCACGGCCACTCGATCAAGGTGCTCGACGCCGTCGCGCGGGTGAAGCAGCTCTCCAACGCCGTGCAGGTGGTCGCCGGCAACGTCGCCACCCGCGAGGGCGCCCAGGCACTGATCGATGCCGGCGCCGACGCGATCAAGGTCGGCATCGGCCCGGGCTCGATCTGCACGACCCGCATCGTCGCCGGCGTCGGCGTTCCGCAGCTCACGGCCCTGATGGAAGCGGTCGAGGCCGCATCCGACGCCGACATCCCGGTGATCGCCGACGGCGGCATCAAGTACTCGGGCGACCTCGCCAAGGCGATCGCGGCGGGCGCTTCCGTGGCGATGCTCGGCTCGCTGCTCGCCGGCACCGACGAGGCGCCCGGCGAGGTGTTCCTCTACCAGGGCCGCTCCTACAAGTCGTACCGCGGCATGGGCTCGGTGGGCGCGATGGCCCGCGGCTCGGCCGACCGTTACTTCCAGGCCGAGGTGAACGACACACACAAGCTCGTGCCTGAGGGCATCGAGGGGCAGGTGCCCTACAAGGGCCCGGTCGGCAACGTCCTCCACCAGCTCGCCGGTGGCCTGCGCGCCGCGATGGGCTACGTGGGCGGCGCCACGATCCCGGAGTTCCAGGAGCGGGCGCGGTTCATCCGCATCACCAATGCCGGCCTGCGCGAGAGCCACGTCCACGACGTGACGATCACCCGCGAGAGCCCGAACTACCCGTCGCGGACCTGA
- the panE gene encoding 2-dehydropantoate 2-reductase, producing the protein MRTLIVGAGATGGYYGARLAESGADVTFLVRPARAAKLAADGLVVRSPLGDLHLPNPPTVTADRLAEAGRFDLILLSCKAYDLDSALADLAPAVGAETAILPVLNGMSHLDALDSRFGAARVLGGSCAIAATVAPDGAIRHMSELCSITYGERDGSRSSRIEAVDALMRGLKFQSRLSDVILLEMWEKWVFLATLAGATTLMRAAVGDIVAAPEGTAFIAALHAECTAVAAASGFEPRAVVAERARAQLTTAGSTFTASMLRDIENKGRIEADHVIGDLIARGQRLAPEASFPVLAAVYTGLKAYEARRAREAA; encoded by the coding sequence ATGCGCACGCTGATCGTCGGAGCCGGCGCGACCGGCGGCTATTACGGCGCCCGGCTCGCCGAGTCGGGCGCCGACGTGACCTTCCTGGTCCGGCCGGCACGGGCGGCGAAGCTCGCGGCGGACGGGCTCGTCGTCCGCAGCCCGCTCGGCGACCTGCATCTGCCGAACCCGCCGACGGTCACGGCCGACCGGCTGGCTGAGGCAGGGCGCTTCGACCTGATCCTCTTGTCCTGCAAGGCCTACGACCTCGACAGCGCTCTCGCAGATCTCGCCCCCGCCGTGGGTGCGGAGACCGCGATCCTGCCGGTGCTGAACGGCATGTCGCATCTCGACGCGCTCGATTCCCGCTTCGGCGCCGCACGCGTGCTCGGCGGATCCTGCGCGATCGCCGCGACGGTCGCGCCGGACGGAGCGATCCGGCACATGAGCGAGCTGTGCAGCATCACCTACGGCGAGCGGGACGGATCGCGCTCAAGTCGGATCGAGGCGGTCGACGCCCTGATGCGCGGGCTGAAGTTCCAGTCCCGGCTCAGCGACGTGATCCTGCTCGAGATGTGGGAGAAGTGGGTCTTCCTCGCGACGCTCGCGGGCGCCACGACCCTGATGCGCGCCGCCGTCGGCGACATCGTGGCGGCGCCCGAGGGGACCGCGTTCATCGCGGCGCTCCACGCGGAATGCACGGCCGTGGCCGCCGCGAGCGGATTCGAGCCGCGGGCCGTCGTGGCGGAAAGGGCCCGGGCGCAGCTGACCACGGCCGGGTCGACGTTCACGGCCTCGATGCTGCGCGACATCGAGAACAAGGGTCGGATCGAGGCGGACCATGTGATCGGCGATCTGATCGCCCGTGGCCAGCGGCTGGCGCCGGAGGCGTCGTTCCCGGTCCTGGCCGCGGTCTATACCGGCCTCAAGGCCTACGAGGCCCGCCGGGCGCGGGAAGCGGCCTGA
- a CDS encoding RsmB/NOP family class I SAM-dependent RNA methyltransferase encodes MGQAWPFYVVVDAFQRIRTLTPAARCSAAIEVLTDIAERRRPAADALKDWGLAHRFAGSGDRAGIASLVYDALRRRSSAAWIMGSDTPRAILIGALRLQQGLAAASVASLFSGDRFAPEPLSDVERVRLETGTLEDAPPEVAGDAPAFALPELAAALGDDLVPELKALARRAPLDIRVNALRGSREDVMPALAAFEAAPAPHAPQGLRIPIGADGRGPALHVEAEFLDGWYEIQDEGSQLAALLAAPRPGETIVDLCAGGGGKTLALAAETRNGARLIATDGDPRRLAPIHERLRRSGAVAEVRTPRTGKARADVLEDLDGRVDRVVVDAPCTGSGTWRRNPDAKWRLRPGSLALRTAEQAQVLDRAARLVKPGGRIVYITCSLLPSENDAAVAGLISQWRGRFDVVPAEDVLAAGPASLRDAVRITAHGVQMSPLRTGTDGFYVAVIARRG; translated from the coding sequence GTGGGCCAAGCGTGGCCGTTTTACGTTGTCGTTGACGCATTCCAAAGGATCCGAACCCTGACCCCCGCCGCTCGCTGCTCCGCCGCCATCGAAGTCCTCACCGATATCGCCGAGCGCCGCCGGCCCGCCGCCGATGCGCTGAAGGATTGGGGCCTCGCGCACCGTTTCGCCGGATCGGGCGACCGCGCCGGCATCGCGAGCTTGGTCTACGACGCCCTCCGCCGCCGGTCGTCGGCCGCATGGATCATGGGCTCGGACACGCCGCGCGCCATCCTGATCGGTGCGCTGCGGCTCCAGCAGGGGCTCGCCGCGGCCTCGGTGGCGTCCCTGTTCTCGGGCGATCGTTTCGCGCCGGAGCCCTTGAGCGACGTGGAGCGCGTCCGCCTGGAGACCGGCACGCTGGAGGACGCGCCGCCCGAGGTGGCGGGCGATGCGCCGGCCTTCGCGCTTCCGGAACTGGCGGCCGCGCTCGGTGACGATCTCGTTCCCGAGCTGAAGGCGCTGGCCCGGCGCGCACCTCTGGATATCCGCGTCAACGCCCTGCGCGGCAGCCGCGAGGACGTGATGCCGGCACTCGCGGCGTTCGAGGCGGCGCCGGCTCCCCACGCACCGCAGGGCCTGCGGATCCCGATCGGCGCGGATGGACGCGGGCCTGCCCTCCATGTCGAGGCGGAGTTCCTGGACGGCTGGTACGAGATCCAGGATGAGGGCTCGCAGCTCGCCGCACTCCTGGCGGCCCCGCGGCCCGGCGAGACCATCGTCGACCTCTGCGCTGGCGGCGGCGGCAAGACCCTGGCCCTTGCCGCCGAAACCCGGAACGGCGCGCGCCTCATCGCCACCGACGGCGACCCGCGCCGCCTCGCGCCGATCCATGAGCGCCTCCGCCGCTCGGGCGCCGTGGCCGAGGTGCGCACGCCGCGGACCGGCAAGGCGCGCGCCGACGTCCTGGAGGATCTGGACGGCCGCGTCGACCGGGTCGTCGTCGACGCACCCTGCACCGGCTCCGGCACGTGGCGCCGCAACCCGGACGCCAAGTGGCGCCTGCGGCCCGGCAGCCTCGCGCTTCGGACGGCCGAGCAGGCCCAGGTCCTCGACCGGGCGGCGCGGCTGGTGAAGCCCGGAGGGCGGATCGTCTACATCACCTGCTCGCTGCTCCCTTCCGAGAACGACGCGGCAGTGGCCGGCCTGATCTCCCAGTGGCGCGGTCGCTTCGACGTCGTTCCAGCGGAAGATGTGCTGGCGGCGGGACCGGCCTCGCTGCGGGACGCGGTGCGCATCACCGCGCACGGCGTGCAGATGAGCCCGTTGCGCACCGGCACAGACGGATTCTACGTGGCTGTGATCGCCCGACGGGGTTGA
- a CDS encoding peptide ABC transporter permease gives MPRASKSTTIDPALDAAALLRRIGFFGLFVVLPVLAQVARRASVILAPIAVILLIIASVIDRRQRPVRPATSRLLTAPAFLAGMLVVLWSALSLTWTPFPGAALERLANLAATIGLALLGYLALPDRMRSANLYLLPLGVVAGAIVAIVLGVFGAHMAPSGTEDDGALDRGLVLLILLVWPALAWLRSRRRDREALGLALLVALALTVQPDATQIAALAVGALAFAVTSYRPKLGAILTATLSALLLAVAPLLPFLARPVGATILGPLAPAVLSLKSWQKVVTTDPVRLITGHGFETALRGRLVGLLPLNAPTTALFEFWYELGIVGALAAAFALYASIRRAGRDGPALVPGAMGCFAAAFTVACLGVGLTAIWWLTTLAIAIVVFVSVERGQFRTSRPKVAKLHRLNTSES, from the coding sequence ATGCCGCGCGCGTCGAAATCCACGACCATCGACCCGGCGCTCGACGCCGCCGCGCTGCTGCGGCGCATCGGCTTCTTCGGCCTGTTCGTCGTGCTTCCCGTCCTCGCGCAGGTGGCGCGGCGCGCCTCCGTGATCCTGGCGCCGATCGCCGTGATCCTGCTGATCATCGCCAGCGTCATTGACAGGCGGCAGCGGCCGGTGCGGCCGGCCACCTCCCGCCTGCTGACCGCCCCGGCCTTCCTGGCCGGGATGCTGGTGGTGCTGTGGTCGGCCCTGTCGCTGACTTGGACGCCGTTCCCCGGGGCCGCCCTCGAGCGGCTGGCGAACCTCGCCGCCACGATCGGGCTGGCGCTGCTGGGCTACCTGGCGCTGCCCGACCGGATGCGCTCGGCGAACCTCTACCTGCTTCCGCTCGGCGTCGTGGCCGGCGCCATCGTGGCGATCGTGCTCGGCGTCTTCGGGGCCCATATGGCGCCGTCCGGCACCGAGGATGACGGCGCCCTGGATCGCGGCCTCGTCCTGCTGATCCTCCTCGTCTGGCCGGCTCTGGCCTGGCTCCGGTCCCGGCGCCGCGACCGCGAGGCCCTCGGGCTCGCCCTCCTCGTCGCCCTCGCCCTCACGGTCCAGCCGGACGCGACCCAGATCGCCGCGCTCGCGGTCGGCGCCCTCGCCTTCGCGGTGACGAGCTACCGGCCGAAGCTCGGCGCGATCCTGACGGCGACCCTGTCGGCCCTGCTGTTGGCCGTGGCGCCGCTGCTGCCCTTCCTGGCGCGCCCGGTCGGCGCGACCATCCTGGGACCCCTCGCCCCGGCGGTGCTGTCCCTGAAGAGCTGGCAGAAGGTGGTGACCACCGACCCGGTGCGTCTGATCACCGGCCACGGCTTCGAGACGGCCCTGCGCGGTCGTCTGGTCGGGCTCCTGCCGCTGAATGCGCCGACCACGGCGCTGTTCGAGTTCTGGTACGAGCTCGGCATCGTCGGGGCGCTGGCGGCCGCCTTCGCGCTCTACGCCTCGATCCGGCGGGCGGGACGGGACGGTCCAGCCCTGGTCCCGGGCGCGATGGGCTGCTTCGCGGCCGCCTTCACGGTCGCCTGCCTCGGCGTCGGCCTGACGGCGATCTGGTGGCTGACGACGCTCGCCATCGCGATTGTCGTGTTCGTGTCGGTGGAGCGGGGCCAGTTCCGCACCAGCCGGCCGAAGGTCGCCAAGCTGCACCGCCTGAACACCAGCGAGAGCTGA